One window of Bactrocera tryoni isolate S06 chromosome 2, CSIRO_BtryS06_freeze2, whole genome shotgun sequence genomic DNA carries:
- the LOC120767760 gene encoding nicotinate phosphoribosyltransferase isoform X3 has translation MSQLQSSNSGGQFMDRGRMNQNGVVQPLLTDLYQITMAYAYWKSGKTDDQSVFDLFFRTNPFHGEFTIFAGLEECLKFLDSFHYSDSDIDYLRQTLPEGVENDFFEYLASLTAKDVTLYAIDEGTVAFPRVPIIKVEGPLIIVQLLETTLLTLVNYASLMATNAARYRMVAGKHVKLLEFGLRRAQGPDGGLSASKYSYTGGFDGTSNVLAGKLFNIPVKGTHAHAYITSFSGIGELKTRLLRHKTTGITGDLLDHAVRHRQALAHVLDVSQEESSEGELAAMVSYAIAFPDGFMALVDTSGLLNFCAVALALNDLGYHAVGIRIDSGDLAYLSCLARETFEKVAERFKVPWFNKLTIVASNDINEDTILSLNEQGHKIDCFGIGTHLVTCQRQPALGCVYKLVEINGQPRIKLSQDVEKVTMPGNKNAYRLYSADGHALIDLLQKVSEPPPSVGQKVLCRHPFQESKRAYVIPSHVELLYKVYWKDGKITQQLPTLEQVREKVKISLKTLRNDHKRTLNPTPYKVAVSDNLYNFIHDLWLQNAPIGELS, from the exons ATGAGTCAACTCCAAAGTTCTAATTCGGGTGGTCAATTTATGGATCGGGGGCGCATGAATCAAAATGGTGTTGTCCAGCCTCTTTTAACAG ATCTATATCAGATTACGATGGCATACGCTTATTGGAAGTCGGGAAAAACTGATGACCAATCGGTATTTGATTTGTTCTTTCGAACGAATCCATTTCATGGAGAATTCACCATATTTGCTGGACTGGAGGAATGTCTAAAATTTTTAGATAGTTTCCACTACTCAGATAGCG ATATTGACTATCTGAGGCAGACATTACCCGAAGGTgtagaaaatgatttttttgaataCTTAGCCAGTTTGACGGCAAAAGATGTTACCTTATACGCCATCGATGAGGGTACAGTGGCTTTTCCAAG ggTACCTATTATCAAAGTTGAAGGACCTTTGATAATTGTGCAGCTTTTGGAAACAACATTATTGACGTTGGTGAATTATGCGAG tTTAATGGCAACGAATGCTGCTCGTTATCGTATGGTGGCTGGAAAACATGTGAAACTTTTAGAATTCGGCCTACGTCGTGCTCAAGGCCCAGATGGAGGATTATCGGcttcaaaatattcttatacTG GTGGCTTTGATGGAACATCTAACGTACTGGCAGGAAAACTATTCAATATACCTGTTAAGGGCACCCATGCGCATGCTTATATAACGTCATTTTCTGGAATTGGAGAGTTAAAAACACGTTTATTAAGACATAAGACAACAG gTATAACTGGTGATCTATTGGATCACGCTGTCCGACATCGGCAGGCATTGGCCCATGTGCTCGACGTATCCCAGGAGGAGTCTAGTGAAGGCGAATTGGCGGCAATGGTGTCCTATGCAATAGCGTTTCCCGATGGATTCATGGCGCTAGTCGATAC AAGCGGGCTTTTAAATTTCTGTGCTGTTGCATTGGCGCTCAACGATTTGGGCTACCATGCAGTTGGTATTCGCATCGACTCCGGAGATTTGGCTTACTTATCTTGCTTGGCACGCGAAACTTTCGAAAAGGTCGCCGAAAGGTTTAAGGTGCCATGGTTCAATAAGTTAACAATTGTTGCATCGAATGACATCAATGAAGACACCATTCTCAGCTTGAATGAGCAGGGTCacaaaattgattgtttcgGAATCGGTACTCATTTAG TAACATGCCAAAGACAGCCAGCCCTCGGTTGTGTGTACAAGCTAGTTGAAATAAATGGACAACCACGCATTAAATTGAGCCAAGATGTCGAAAAGGTCACAATGCCGGGAAACAAGAACGCTTACAG ATTATACAGTGCTGATGGACATGCACTAATTGATTTACTACAGAAGGTTTCGGAGCCGCCTCCAAGTGTTGGTCAAAAAGTTTTGTGCCGTCATCCCTTCCAGGAGTCAAAGCGGGCTTACGTAATTCCCTCCCATGTTGAATTGTTGTACAAAGTATATTGGAAGGACGGCAAAATTACACAACAGTTGCCCACATTAGAACAAGTGCGCGAAAAGGTAAAGATTTCGCTTAAAACCCTGCGGAATGATCACAAGCGCACACTCAACCCAACGCCCTATAAG GTGGCCGTCAGCGACAATTTATACAACTTTATACACGATTTGTGGCTGCAAAACGCACCGATTGGCGAACTCTCATga
- the LOC120767760 gene encoding nicotinate phosphoribosyltransferase isoform X2 — MSQLQSSNSGGQFMDRGRMNQNGVVQPLLTDLYQITMAYAYWKSGKTDDQSVFDLFFRTNPFHGEFTIFAGLEECLKFLDSFHYSDSDIDYLRQTLPEGVENDFFEYLASLTAKDVTLYAIDEGTVAFPRVPIIKVEGPLIIVQLLETTLLTLVNYASLMATNAARYRMVAGKHVKLLEFGLRRAQGPDGGLSASKYSYTGGFDGTSNVLAGKLFNIPVKGTHAHAYITSFSGIGELKTRLLRHKTTGITGDLLDHAVRHRQALAHVLDVSQEESSEGELAAMVSYAIAFPDGFMALVDTYDVKRSGLLNFCAVALALNDLGYHAVGIRIDSGDLAYLSCLARETFEKVAERFKVPWFNKLTIVASNDINEDTILSLNEQGHKIDCFGIGTHLVTCQRQPALGCVYKLVEINGQPRIKLSQDVEKVTMPGNKNAYRLYSADGHALIDLLQKVSEPPPSVGQKVLCRHPFQESKRAYVIPSHVELLYKVYWKDGKITQQLPTLEQVREKVKISLKTLRNDHKRTLNPTPYKVAVSDNLYNFIHDLWLQNAPIGELS, encoded by the exons ATGAGTCAACTCCAAAGTTCTAATTCGGGTGGTCAATTTATGGATCGGGGGCGCATGAATCAAAATGGTGTTGTCCAGCCTCTTTTAACAG ATCTATATCAGATTACGATGGCATACGCTTATTGGAAGTCGGGAAAAACTGATGACCAATCGGTATTTGATTTGTTCTTTCGAACGAATCCATTTCATGGAGAATTCACCATATTTGCTGGACTGGAGGAATGTCTAAAATTTTTAGATAGTTTCCACTACTCAGATAGCG ATATTGACTATCTGAGGCAGACATTACCCGAAGGTgtagaaaatgatttttttgaataCTTAGCCAGTTTGACGGCAAAAGATGTTACCTTATACGCCATCGATGAGGGTACAGTGGCTTTTCCAAG ggTACCTATTATCAAAGTTGAAGGACCTTTGATAATTGTGCAGCTTTTGGAAACAACATTATTGACGTTGGTGAATTATGCGAG tTTAATGGCAACGAATGCTGCTCGTTATCGTATGGTGGCTGGAAAACATGTGAAACTTTTAGAATTCGGCCTACGTCGTGCTCAAGGCCCAGATGGAGGATTATCGGcttcaaaatattcttatacTG GTGGCTTTGATGGAACATCTAACGTACTGGCAGGAAAACTATTCAATATACCTGTTAAGGGCACCCATGCGCATGCTTATATAACGTCATTTTCTGGAATTGGAGAGTTAAAAACACGTTTATTAAGACATAAGACAACAG gTATAACTGGTGATCTATTGGATCACGCTGTCCGACATCGGCAGGCATTGGCCCATGTGCTCGACGTATCCCAGGAGGAGTCTAGTGAAGGCGAATTGGCGGCAATGGTGTCCTATGCAATAGCGTTTCCCGATGGATTCATGGCGCTAGTCGATACGTACGATGTTAAGAG AAGCGGGCTTTTAAATTTCTGTGCTGTTGCATTGGCGCTCAACGATTTGGGCTACCATGCAGTTGGTATTCGCATCGACTCCGGAGATTTGGCTTACTTATCTTGCTTGGCACGCGAAACTTTCGAAAAGGTCGCCGAAAGGTTTAAGGTGCCATGGTTCAATAAGTTAACAATTGTTGCATCGAATGACATCAATGAAGACACCATTCTCAGCTTGAATGAGCAGGGTCacaaaattgattgtttcgGAATCGGTACTCATTTAG TAACATGCCAAAGACAGCCAGCCCTCGGTTGTGTGTACAAGCTAGTTGAAATAAATGGACAACCACGCATTAAATTGAGCCAAGATGTCGAAAAGGTCACAATGCCGGGAAACAAGAACGCTTACAG ATTATACAGTGCTGATGGACATGCACTAATTGATTTACTACAGAAGGTTTCGGAGCCGCCTCCAAGTGTTGGTCAAAAAGTTTTGTGCCGTCATCCCTTCCAGGAGTCAAAGCGGGCTTACGTAATTCCCTCCCATGTTGAATTGTTGTACAAAGTATATTGGAAGGACGGCAAAATTACACAACAGTTGCCCACATTAGAACAAGTGCGCGAAAAGGTAAAGATTTCGCTTAAAACCCTGCGGAATGATCACAAGCGCACACTCAACCCAACGCCCTATAAG GTGGCCGTCAGCGACAATTTATACAACTTTATACACGATTTGTGGCTGCAAAACGCACCGATTGGCGAACTCTCATga
- the LOC120767760 gene encoding nicotinate phosphoribosyltransferase isoform X1: MSQLQSSNSGGQFMDRGRMNQNGVVQPLLTDLYQITMAYAYWKSGKTDDQSVFDLFFRTNPFHGEFTIFAGLEECLKFLDSFHYSDSDIDYLRQTLPEGVENDFFEYLASLTAKDVTLYAIDEGTVAFPRVPIIKVEGPLIIVQLLETTLLTLVNYASLMATNAARYRMVAGKHVKLLEFGLRRAQGPDGGLSASKYSYTGGFDGTSNVLAGKLFNIPVKGTHAHAYITSFSGIGELKTRLLRHKTTGITGDLLDHAVRHRQALAHVLDVSQEESSEGELAAMVSYAIAFPDGFMALVDTYDVKSKVQTSKSSKDKSVTINYDIPINLPQSNGHILQETVNGYFTANDVHARNESLVASNERPCIGALLDLNDAVESSTHLNSASKPNIISRNATTDRQTLTSSAPNTYLPKYVAKSFRSGLLNFCAVALALNDLGYHAVGIRIDSGDLAYLSCLARETFEKVAERFKVPWFNKLTIVASNDINEDTILSLNEQGHKIDCFGIGTHLVTCQRQPALGCVYKLVEINGQPRIKLSQDVEKVTMPGNKNAYRLYSADGHALIDLLQKVSEPPPSVGQKVLCRHPFQESKRAYVIPSHVELLYKVYWKDGKITQQLPTLEQVREKVKISLKTLRNDHKRTLNPTPYKVAVSDNLYNFIHDLWLQNAPIGELS, translated from the exons ATGAGTCAACTCCAAAGTTCTAATTCGGGTGGTCAATTTATGGATCGGGGGCGCATGAATCAAAATGGTGTTGTCCAGCCTCTTTTAACAG ATCTATATCAGATTACGATGGCATACGCTTATTGGAAGTCGGGAAAAACTGATGACCAATCGGTATTTGATTTGTTCTTTCGAACGAATCCATTTCATGGAGAATTCACCATATTTGCTGGACTGGAGGAATGTCTAAAATTTTTAGATAGTTTCCACTACTCAGATAGCG ATATTGACTATCTGAGGCAGACATTACCCGAAGGTgtagaaaatgatttttttgaataCTTAGCCAGTTTGACGGCAAAAGATGTTACCTTATACGCCATCGATGAGGGTACAGTGGCTTTTCCAAG ggTACCTATTATCAAAGTTGAAGGACCTTTGATAATTGTGCAGCTTTTGGAAACAACATTATTGACGTTGGTGAATTATGCGAG tTTAATGGCAACGAATGCTGCTCGTTATCGTATGGTGGCTGGAAAACATGTGAAACTTTTAGAATTCGGCCTACGTCGTGCTCAAGGCCCAGATGGAGGATTATCGGcttcaaaatattcttatacTG GTGGCTTTGATGGAACATCTAACGTACTGGCAGGAAAACTATTCAATATACCTGTTAAGGGCACCCATGCGCATGCTTATATAACGTCATTTTCTGGAATTGGAGAGTTAAAAACACGTTTATTAAGACATAAGACAACAG gTATAACTGGTGATCTATTGGATCACGCTGTCCGACATCGGCAGGCATTGGCCCATGTGCTCGACGTATCCCAGGAGGAGTCTAGTGAAGGCGAATTGGCGGCAATGGTGTCCTATGCAATAGCGTTTCCCGATGGATTCATGGCGCTAGTCGATACGTACGATGTTAAGAG CAAAGTACAAACTTCGAAGTCAAGCAAAGACAAAAGTGTGACAATCAATTACGATATTCCTATCAACTTGCCACAATCTAATGGCCACATTCTGCAGGAGACAGTTAATGGATATTTTACCGCAAATGACGTGCATGCGAGAAATGAAAGTCTAGTTGCTTCGAATGAAAGACCATGTATTGGTGCATTACTGGACCTTAATGATGCAGTTGAATCAAGTACGCACTTAAATTCAGCCAGTAAACCTAATATCATTTCTAGAAACGCGACAACAGATAGACAAACTCTAACTTCTTCTGCTCCAAACACGTATCTGCCAAAATATGTCGCGAAGTCATTCAG AAGCGGGCTTTTAAATTTCTGTGCTGTTGCATTGGCGCTCAACGATTTGGGCTACCATGCAGTTGGTATTCGCATCGACTCCGGAGATTTGGCTTACTTATCTTGCTTGGCACGCGAAACTTTCGAAAAGGTCGCCGAAAGGTTTAAGGTGCCATGGTTCAATAAGTTAACAATTGTTGCATCGAATGACATCAATGAAGACACCATTCTCAGCTTGAATGAGCAGGGTCacaaaattgattgtttcgGAATCGGTACTCATTTAG TAACATGCCAAAGACAGCCAGCCCTCGGTTGTGTGTACAAGCTAGTTGAAATAAATGGACAACCACGCATTAAATTGAGCCAAGATGTCGAAAAGGTCACAATGCCGGGAAACAAGAACGCTTACAG ATTATACAGTGCTGATGGACATGCACTAATTGATTTACTACAGAAGGTTTCGGAGCCGCCTCCAAGTGTTGGTCAAAAAGTTTTGTGCCGTCATCCCTTCCAGGAGTCAAAGCGGGCTTACGTAATTCCCTCCCATGTTGAATTGTTGTACAAAGTATATTGGAAGGACGGCAAAATTACACAACAGTTGCCCACATTAGAACAAGTGCGCGAAAAGGTAAAGATTTCGCTTAAAACCCTGCGGAATGATCACAAGCGCACACTCAACCCAACGCCCTATAAG GTGGCCGTCAGCGACAATTTATACAACTTTATACACGATTTGTGGCTGCAAAACGCACCGATTGGCGAACTCTCATga